In Edaphobacter aggregans, the sequence CGGAGCCATCTCGAAGACGGTCAACCTCCCGCAGGACGCGTCTGTGGATGACATTGCCGAGGCCTACATCGAGTCCTGGCGTCAGGGCCTCAAGGCCGTAGCCATCTACCGCGACAACTCCAAGGGCTCGCAGCCTCTCAACGTCTCCGCCGCCGACGGCAAGGCCCAGAAAGAGAAAGCCGTAAGCTCCGTCGCAGCCGGTTCGGTCGAGATCGAAGAAGCCGTCATCGCTGCCAAGGCAGCCGTAGCCCGCGAAGCGCAGGCCCGCATCACCGCCCTCGAGACCCAGCTCAAGCAGATCGCCGAAGCCGCCCTGCAAAACAGCGACTCGGTCGACGCGCAGTCTCCACCCCGCGCCGTCCGTCATCGTCTGCCTGCCGAGCGCGCCTCCGTCACGCACAAGTTCGGCCTCTCCGGGCACGAGGGCTACATCACCGTCGGCCTCTACCCCAACGGCCAGCCCGGCGAAATCTTCATCCGCATGGCCAAGGAAGGCTCCACCGTCTCCGGCCTCATGGACAGCTTCGCCACGGCCGTCTCGCTCGCCCTCCAGCACGGCGTGCCGCTCAAGGTCCTCTGCGAGAAGTTCGCCCACACCCGCTTCGAGCCCTCTGGCTGGACCGGCAACGAGCAGATCGGCTACGCCAAGTCGATCATGGACTACATCTTCCGCTGGATCCAGATCCGCTTCCTCTCCGGCCACCAGCTCGACCTCTTCGCCGGCCTCGGCCCGCAGCAGGCCTCCATCCCCGTCGAAGGCGCCGTAACCAGCCCCTCGAGCGCAGTCATCCTGAGCGGAGCGCGCAGCGCGGAGTCGAAGGACCCCGAGGGTCTTGCCAGCGGCACCAGCATCCCGAGCCTTTTAGCCTCGGACGACTACTACACCACCACCCCACCCCAGCAGGGAATCGCCCCCGACCCAACAGCTCAGGGAACGTCCACGCAGTACACACTAAGCTCGACTCCCTCCATGGAAGACCGCGGCATCTACCACGCCGCCGACGCCATGAAGTCCATGTACGACATGGGCGACGCCCCAAGCTGCGCCACCTGCGGAGCCATCATGACCCGCAGCGGCTCCTGCTATCGCTGCATGTCCTGCGGCAGCACTAGCGGCTGCAGCTAATGCGCACCTTGTTTGATAGCCATAAGGGTGTGGGTTTACGCATAAGGTGAAAGTTGTACCCCATAAGGCGAAAGTTGAGGCCCCATAAGATGAAAGTCATTCATTTTATGGGGTTTAGATGCAATATCTCGAACTCGATATTGTAAACCTCCATAACCTACATAACTTCCACAACTGTCTTTCCTGCTGTTGCTTGCGAGCAATGAAGGTTTTCGGTATCGGCGAGCCGATCCTCCCCAACGTACATTGCAGAGAGAGTTTGAAGCCGGGTCAGCGTCTCCTTGTCCATAATTAGGCCATTCCCGGCCTGACTCAACCGCCGCGTCGGCAGACCCAACTTCCTCAGCCGATGTCCCACCTTTTCAGGGCTAAGTTTGGACGGCTCGCCCCGCGCTTCCACCAGACGGTTGATCTCGACCGCGATTTCCCGTGCGTAAAGTTGTTCGGTGCCTCCCGTGCTCAGGGCGAGTATCGCTTCGACGACCAAGGCTTCGGTTGTATTCCGCCGTTCTGAGATCTGCCGCCGATCCCACGGGGCAAGGATTGCAACGAGTGCCGCCTGAAGGTCGGGCGAATCCACAATGCAGCTTCCGAGAGCCTTTGCGACGGCGCAGGTCTCCGGTGAGACCCCAATGGGGTTGAACGCAAGCCGGCGTACCTGAGCCAGGTGACCTTCGCGATACTTGGCCAAGTTGCTGTTGAGATCCTCGACAGCTTGGTCAATCCCTACGGGAGGAATTCGTTTCTCCGCATTCAGCGCGGGCGTCACGTCGATGTAGATGGCGTGCTGGATCCTTCTAATCGTGGGATCTTCACCGATGTAGACCGCCTTGGAGCTATGACACTGCAAGTAGGACCCTTGCTCCACGATCATGAATCCCCGGTTTGTCAGGTTTCCCAAGAGGGCTGCGGTCTGGTTGTTCAGATTGGGTTCAGAGATGAGGAGCGTATGGCGGGACACATCCTTGAGGTCCCCCCTGCGAAATCCAGCAAGGAGCAGTGATCCAAGGCAAAGGTCATGGAGGACGCGCAGAAGTTCGGTCGCCTCGTGGGCCGGGCCCGTGATCACCAGGCATGGAAGCACGATAAGGGCCTCCTGGAACCAAGTCGAGATCACCCAGAACGCGGCAATAGCGATGTCGGCGTTGGACAAGTGAGTCTGTGCCTTGATCGTGTGCTTGATGGTAGTGAGGAGCTCGAGGGCCTTGCTTGATGGCGGTGCCGGTGAAGACTCAGGCGTCGAAGTTGCGGCCTTATTGGTGCCGGACAAGGGCAACGTTGGGTCGGCTTCAGTCGCCGACGGGAGGTTTGCTTGTGACTCGTTCATGTAGGCCTCTCAAAGAAAGAACTGCGGACGGAAAGCGGCGATGGACTGCGGGGCAACATCCCGTTCTATGAAGGGGTTTCATAGACGGCTTTCTGGAACAGTGTGTTTCCAGGAGAAGCGCCGGTCGCGACAGGGTCACTGAGCATCCACTGGAAGTCGCGAGGGCTTCGCCCGTGTAGTCTGGACTGGAGGAGCGCTATCGGTGTTCTGCTTCAACATTGAGTGCTCTTTTTAAGACAGTGCTAGTCGCGAAGTTCAGAGCCAAGTCACGTATCCCACGACCGCGTAGCTGTCATACAACGACGAGTTGAAGGGTTTATCGCCACTCCGCTTTGAGCACTGTCTATATATCAATATCGCCGGCGGTCTGGCGACGGGCCCGTTGGCCATGCCCCCAGATGTACCCCTAAGCTTCCCATCGCCTGGAAAGCTCAGGGGTCAACACCTTGACTACTGCTCGACACGCTCCTTGCTAAGCAAGGTCACACACCGCTTGGTAATTTCCTTCCGATCCTTATGGGAAGCGATCGCCTCAATGCAATCCTTGTACTCCGGCGAATTAAGGGCGCCCAACATCTCCCGAACCGCTTCACGCCGTTCGAATTCCCACAGGTTGGCCCTCGTGATCATCTTGGCCCACGTCGACCAAGGTTCATCGAAAGCCATCTTAATGCACTCACACAAGACATTCGGGTCAGCTGACTTCACATGACGGCGGTTCCGACCTGGGGTGTAGTGCCCCATACCGGCGTCGCCATAAACCTGGAGAGCCAGAAACCCTTCAACATACCCCCGGTCGCTTTCCGAGAGGTCGATATAAGACGAGATAAAATTCTCAGTCACGCGAAGCCGATTCAGATACTTCGGCCCCTTCTTTTTTGGTGTTGCTGATTCAAACATGGTAAAGCTCCCTACAGGTAGTTGGTCCGAAAATGCATACGAACCTGCAATGTCGTCGACGCCTCACGAAGGTGCTGGGAGTGGCGATCGGCCCTGATGGGGATTGATACCCAAAAATCAATCAAGATCTGGAATACGAGTTGAAGATACCGTGCGGTATTCGCGCTGCATGTCTTTCTCGAAATTGAGATGAAGGAGGCATCCGCCGTATTAGCCGACGAAAGCGTCATCAATAACGGCCAGGTCACGCTCGGTCCGTCCTTCGGACGAATACCGAAAATGGGGCGAATGCTTGCCGCTGGATCAAAGAAAGCGGGCCTAATTTCCCCCGGGCCATTGAGCCGCTCGGTAGGTTCTAAGCATGGGAAACGTAAGCGCGCATGGCACGAAGAGCAACGGGACAGGATCATCCTTCAGGTTTGGAAAGTACATCCACTTCCAGCAGGCGACTGTCGGATTTTTATTTGCCCAAAAGTCCCCTTGGAGTCCTGGAGGTCTGTAGGTTCTGAATGAGACCGATGGAAATCGAGTCTCTATTCGATGCTGGATTTTTCCCAGAGGCCCGATGAATATGTTGACCCACGAATTCGCAGCGCGACCCGCACTCATTCGACGTGCGATTGCCCAACACCAAGTTTGGATCGAACAGAGCCTCGGCATTCCGTTGGCCGAGGGCATCATCTTGAATTGCGATCAAACTCTTGCGAACGCAGCGATACCGCAACTGTTGGGAAATATCGATTCCTGCGGTTCCCGCGAGAAGACCACGCGTCTTTTCATGGAGGTCGTAGAGTCTGTCGAGTTCCCGCCCTCGAATGCACCCTTGCTTCAGGTTGACGCAGTGAGCAGATCGGTTGACCTTGAGACAGTGCTCGGCGGGGGAGAGTCCCGCCAATCGCAGGCTTTTGCGTGGGACGATGGCCCGGTGGCGTTTAGGGTGCGGGGGATTGGTTCGCCTTTGATCGCATTGACCCTCGCCTATCATGCGGGGCCAACCAGTATTTGCGAAAACACCGCGCAAGTCCTTATATTCCGACGCGACGCCTCCAGGCTGGTTCTTGAGCTATTGGCAAGGCTCAGCAAGTCCGACGGTCAACCGAAGCTACACACCCTCAATGGCGGGGCACAGCACGTCCCGCCTTGCCGTTGGGATCAGCTTGTGCTCGAGCCGAATATCACGTCTCTGTTGAAGGATGACTTTGGATCCTTCTTTGAGCGCGAACTCTGGTTCCGTAAGATGCAGCTTCCGTTCCGCCGTGGTTATTTGCTCCACGGGCCGCCAGGTAACGGCAAAAGCTCTGCGATTCGTGCGATGCTGACGAGCGCAGGGCTGACAGCCTACACTCTTCGCCTCTTCGATTCGCGGACAGAAGATTCAGACATCGCCCGTGTCTTTGAGCGAGCCGTAAACCATGCCCCGGCGATGATCCTCCTTGAAGATATAGATCGTGCTTTTCCTCGCACCGGTGAGTCAAGAAGCAAAGTCAGCCTTCAGCAGCTACTGAACTGCCTGGACGGTGTTGCTACCGGCGAAGGGATCGTCACCGTTGCCACGGCCAATGAACCGACGATTCTCGATCCCGCGATTCTGAGAAGACCAGGCCGATTTGATCGCGTCGTCCATTTCCCGAATCCGTCGTCCGCCCTGCGTCGCGAATACCTCTGTCGGATGCACGACACGTTTGCGGCAGCGAATCTCGATTCGGTTGTCTCCGATTCCGAAGGATTCTCCTTTGCCCAGCTTCGCGAGGCTTACATTATGGCGGGGCAACTAGCTTTTGAGGGCAATCGCGAGATTGTCGTGAAGGATCTCTCTTCCGGAGTTCGTTGCCTGCGAGAGACATCTCAACTCTCTAATAGGTGGAGCAGCCGTGCCGGATTCATCGGCTCAGCCTAAATAAAGGCTGCGATAAGCAAGCCGCGTCTAGCTCGCTGTTGCTCCATCCCTTTGCC encodes:
- a CDS encoding AAA family ATPase, with translation MSRSVDLETVLGGGESRQSQAFAWDDGPVAFRVRGIGSPLIALTLAYHAGPTSICENTAQVLIFRRDASRLVLELLARLSKSDGQPKLHTLNGGAQHVPPCRWDQLVLEPNITSLLKDDFGSFFERELWFRKMQLPFRRGYLLHGPPGNGKSSAIRAMLTSAGLTAYTLRLFDSRTEDSDIARVFERAVNHAPAMILLEDIDRAFPRTGESRSKVSLQQLLNCLDGVATGEGIVTVATANEPTILDPAILRRPGRFDRVVHFPNPSSALRREYLCRMHDTFAAANLDSVVSDSEGFSFAQLREAYIMAGQLAFEGNREIVVKDLSSGVRCLRETSQLSNRWSSRAGFIGSA